The stretch of DNA CAATCTCGACTTCAATCACGATGTCAACTACCTCGGTTTGTTCCATTTGGACGAGGCACTCAGGGAGGGACGACCCGCCGGACTGCAAACTTTGGGTCAGTGGAAAACCATCTACGAAGGACTCTCGCAGCTGCCCGAGCAGGTACAGAAGAGTTGGTTCGGCTTCGATCATTTCTACAGCGACGGATCATTCTCTACGGCTTTGGATATCGTTTTCGCCCGAAAGCCCCGTCGATTGATAGATGTTGGCGGCAACACCGGTAGATTTGCCCTGCGATGTGTGGAGCATTCGACCGATGTGCGGGTGACGATTGTCGACCTACCCGGGCAGATCGGCATGATGAAAGAACAAATCTCGGGTCGTGCGGGAGCCGATCGTATCGAGGGATTTGCCACCGATATGCTCGCCGCAGAGACGCGTCTGCCCAGCGGAGAGTGGGATGTCATCTGGATGAGTCAGTTTCTCGACTGCTTCTCGGAAGACGAAATCTGTGCCATTCTTCGCAAAGCCGCGCAAGTAATGACCCCGAAGACGCGGCTCTACATTATGGAAACGTTCTGGGACAGGCAGCGTTTCGAAACCGCCTCGCTCTGTCTGACGATGACCAGCGTTTACTTCACGGCCATGGCCAACGGCAATTCGAAGATGTATCACAGCGATGACTTCATCCGTCAAATCAAACTTGCCGGACTGCGAGTGGCCCAAATACATGACGGAATCGGACAGGGGCACACGCTTCTCGAGGTAGAAAAGCCGGCAGACTAAGTTCCATCGGATCTCGTCCGTCCACAGAAAACGAATACAAACATCAACTCAATCACTCAAAAAACGTATATGACACGCACTGAAATTGAAGAAAAAGTAAGAGAATTTCTTATCGAAGATTTGGAAATCGATGAAGAAAAGATTGTGCCCGAGGGCAAACTCAAAGACGATTTGGGCATCGACAGCCTCGACTTTGTAGACATCGTCGTCATCGTAGAAAAGAAATTCGGCTTTAAAATCAAACCCGAAGAGATGGCAGGCATCACTACACTCCGTCAGTTCTGCGATTACATCGAGAGCAAAGTAGGATAAAAAAGAGGAAGGAGATACAGCAACGAGGAGGCAGAGGCAGGCCCATTGGTCTTGCCCATCTCCTTTTCTGCAGATCCACTTTTCCTTTTCCTCGTCCCGAAGCCTAAAAAAGGATCATCCCCACAGCGAACCACATGCAGCAATGGCAAGGCAAAACAGACGGCAACCGATGGATGCAGCAGCAGCTCATCTTTTGGTTTCGCTTTCTCAACCTCCGCATTTATTATGCGGGAGTGGGCGTAGTCGCGTTGTTCTACATGCTCTTAGGCAAAGGCTTTCGGCCCTCTTATCGTTTCTATCGGCAGCGAATGGGCATGTCGTCGTTAAGGGCATGGTGGTGGAGCTATAAGAATCATGTCCGCTTCGGGCAAGTGATGATCGACCGCTTTGCCCGTTATGCCGGCAAGCAATTTGAGATGACCATCGAGGATTACGATCTTTTCCGTCGATTGGCCCACAGCGATGGTCCCTTCGTCATGCTCAGCGCGCATGTCGGATGTTATGAGATGGGCGGCTACAGTCTCGTTTCCGAGCAAAAGCCCATCAACATGTTAGTCTTCGCCGAGGAAACGGAAACGGTGATGAAGAACCGCGAACAGCAGTTCGCCCGCACTCATATCCGGATGATTCCCATGAAGAAAGACATGAGTCATCTCTTCGCTATCAACGACGCGCTCTGCAAGGGCGAGATACTTAGTATGACAGCCGACCGCTGCAACAGTTCGGAGAAAACGGTGACATGTCGTTTTTTCGGTTCCGACATACAACTCCCGATGGGTCCCTTCGCTACGATTGTACAGCGCGATGTGCCCACACTCGTGGTTTTGGTGATGAAAGAAAAAGTTCGGAGCTATCGCATCTTTATCCGTCAGCTCCGTCTTCCCTCAGCCCAACTGTCCAGACGGCAGCGCATTGAGCAGCTAGCCGGTCAGTATGCCGAAGCCATCGAGACGGTGGTACGTCGTTATCCCGAGCAATGGTTTAACTTTTTCGATTTATGGCAGACAACACCCTCCCCGCATTCCACACGATAGACGTCACCGAACTCCTGCCTCAGCAGCCGCCGTTCGTCATGGTCGACGCGCTCCTCTCTTACGACGAGCGCACCACCTCGTGTCGTCTTCTCGTGCGAGACGACAATCTTTTCTGCGACGACGGTCTCCTCTCCGCCTCCGGTCTCATCGAGAATGTGGCCCAGACCTGTGCCGCGCGTCTGGGATTTATCAACAAATACATCCTCAAATGCGGCGTGCAAGTAGGCTACATCGGGGCCATCCGCAACTTCACCATTCATCGTCAGCCACGCGTAGGCGAAGTGTTGGTCACCACCATCCATGTGGAAGAGAACGTGATGGGCATGACCCTGGCCACCGCACGTGTAGAGGTGGGCGGCGAATGTATGGCCGAAACCGAAATCAAAATCGCATTAGCTCAATAACAACATGTTCCTGCAAGCCTCCAAAGACATAGAGATCCGCTTCAGCGAGGTCGACTCGATGAACGTCGTTTGGCACGGTTCCTATGCCCTCTACTTTGAAGATGCCCGCGAAGCCTTCGGTGCCAAGTACGGATTAGAGTATCTCACGATAGCCGACAACGGCTATTTCGCACCGCTCGTAGAGCTCACCTTCAAGTATATACAGCCCATCGTCTACGGGATGAAGTGCCGGGTAGACATCTTCTACCGACCAACGGAGGCTGCCAAGATTGTTTTCGACTACGAGATACGCAACGTCGCCACCGACGAACTCCTCTCTACCGGTCACAGTGTGCAAGCCTTCATGAATCGGCAGTACCAGTTGATGTGGTATCGCCCCGACTTCTACGAAGCCTGGCAGCAGCGATGGGACGTGATGAACCCCTCAACCGCCGAACCATGATACGCTGTGTTGCCGACAATATCTATTCGCCGCTGGGGACAACCACACTTCACAACTTCTCAGCCGTGCGTGCCGGGCACAGTGCCTTGCGGCTTTATGACGACCGTTGGGCGCTTCCCGATCCGCTGATGGCCTCCCTTTTCCCTGCGGATGCCATCGAAACGGCTTTCGCCGCGCTCTTTCCCGAGCGTGCAGATGCCTATTCCCGCTTCGAAAAGCTGGCCATTCTCTCCATTTTCGAAGCCTCACAACACACCCCCCTCTCGCTCGACAGTCAGGAAACGGTCTTCGTTCTCTCCTCCACCAAGGGGAATGTAGAACTGCTCGACCCCGACAACCAGCCCCATCTCTCGCGTCAGCGGGTGCGATTGGGACAGTCGGCCCAGGTCATTGCCCGTTTCTTCGGCAATCCCAACACCCCCATCGTCGTCTCCAATGCCTGCATCTCGGGCGTGCACGCCCAGATTCTGGCCGCCCGACTGCTCCATACTTCCTCCTATCGGCATGCCGTGGTGTGCGGATGTGACGTGCAATCGGCCTTTATCGTCAGTGGATTTCAGTCGTTCAAAGCTCTTTCGCCGCAGCCCTGTCGGCCCTTCGACAAAGACAGATGCGGACTGAACTTAGGCGAAGCAGCCGCTACGATGATTCTCTCGCGCAGCGATGACCCTTCGACTGAAGGTTGGACGCTCTGCACCGGAGCCGTTCGCAACGACGCCAATCACATCTCCGGTCCCTCGCGCACGGGCGAAGGCAGTTTCCGGGCTCTGCAAACCGTCTGCAACGGGCCAACAAACGAACTCGCCTTTGTCAATGTTCACGGCACGGCCACGCCCTATAACGACGAGATGGAGTCGATAGCCCTCTCCCGGGCCGGTCTTTCCGCCGTGCCCATCACGGGTTTGAAGGGCACCTTCGGCCACACCATGGGAGCCGCCGGCGTGTTGGAAACCCTCCTTTCGTTCAGAGCCGTTGAGGCCGGCATCGTGCTTCCCACGAGAGGTTTCCGAGAGATGGGCGTCAGCCAGCCCGTCAACATCTCGGCACAAGAAGTCCCCACCCGTAACAAAGAATTAATCAAGCTCCTCTCGGGTTTCGGTGGATGCAACGCCGCCGTTCGCTGGAGGCTGATCGAGAGCCCGACAAAGAAACAACCGACAGCAAGCGAGGCGCAGCCCTTCTCGTCCGTTCCGGATGCTCGGCGTGCGTTGATTCCCCTTCATCGGGTGCGCATCACGCCCACCGGAGCTTGGGTAGACGGCACCTCGCTGCCCGTTTCCGCCACGGGGCAGGGCCTCCTTTCCGCGCTCTATAAAGAAAAGGTGGGCAACTATCCCAAGTTTCACAAGATGGACGGCCTGAGCCAATTGGGCTTCCTCGCTGCCGAACTGCTCTTCGCGGCCGCCGAGATGACGCCGCCGGGGCACGTCTCCGAGCACACGGCCGTGGTGTTGGTGGGCCGAACAGGCTCGCTGGCTGCCGACCGCCGCTATCAAGACACGATACAACGACGGGAAGCCTACTTCCCCAGTCCGGCCGTCTTCGTCTACACCCTGCCCAACATCGTGACGGGCGAGGTGGCCATTCGTCATCGCATCTACGGCGAGACAGCGTTCTATCTCCTCGAGGAGAAGAACGAAAGTCACATTCTCCAGCTGCTCTCCACCGCCCTTTGCGATGCTGAGGCCAGCGGGGTGATGGGCGGCTGGTTGGAATACGAGGGGGCCGAAGCCTTCGAAGCCGACCTCTGCCTCTACCGTTCGGCCTCTCCTCGCCCGGACTACAATGCCCCGTAATTGGCCATCGGCCAACCCGCTCACCGTCAACGGTTTGTGCACCTCTTTTCCCCGGTTTTGCAAAAGCTTAGCTTTTACATCGCAAAAGCTAAGAAAACGCAAGGCGAAAGCTAAGAAAATGCAGGCCAAAAGCTAAGAGATGGGAGAATGCGGAACCCAAAACAATAACGAATCAACCACAGATAAAAGAATGGAAGAACTGAAAGAAACGCTCAAAAAGCAAATCATCGAGGCTTTATCGCTCGAAGAAATGACCCCTGCAGACATCGCCGACGACGGCGCTCTCTTTGGCGAGGGACTGGGACTCGACTCTATCGACGCGCTCGAACTCATCGTTCTCATGGAGAAAAACTACGGCATCCGCCTCAACAATCCCGCAGAAGGAAAAGCCATTTTCACCTCGGTGAATTCGATGGCCGAATATATTGCCAAGCATCGCACCAAATGATGGTCATCACAGGGGCCGGCATTGTTTCTGCCATCGGTCATAACAAGGCGCAGGTGCTCGATGCCCTCCGTGCCGGACGCAGCGGGATACGCCCCATTCGCTATCTCGACACGGTTCATCGCCACCTGCCCGTGGGCGAAGTGCAGCTCAGCAACGAGGAGATGGCGGGACTTCTGGGCGTGGAATGCACCGAATCTACCTCGCGCACCACGCTCCTGGGGGCACTGGCTCTACGCGAAGCCGTGCAGGAAGCGGGCCTCCAGGCCGACCAACTGCCGCAGACGGCCCTCGTCTCTGGTACCACCGTGGGCAATATGGACCGTGCCGAACGGCTCTTTCCCTCCGAAGATGCCTGCCAGGCCTTGGGCGATTGCGGGCGCGTCACTCGGGAAATGGCCGCCATCGTGGGCGCGTTCGGCTTCACAACGACGTGCAGCACGGCTTGCTCTTCGGCTGCCAACGCCTTCATTTTGGGGGCCAATCTGCTGCGAAGCGGGCTCTACCAGCGGGTGATTGTGGGCGGAAGCGAATGCCTCTCGCGGTTCCACTTCAACGGGTTCCGCACCTTGATGATTCTCGACGACCGTCCTTGCCGTCCTTTCGACGCCACTCGCGCCGGTTTGAACTTAGGCGAAGGCGCGGCGTTTATGGTGCTGGAGACGGCCGAAAGTGCCGCCCAGCGCGGTGCAACGCCCCTTGCCGTGCTCTCGGGATGGGGCAATGCCTGCGACGCTTTCCATCAAACGGCCTCGTCGGAGGATGGACAGGGAGCTTTCCTCTCAATGGCACAAGCCTTGAAAAGGGCGGGTGTCGCCCCGGCAGACATCGATTATGTGAATGCGCATGGTACCGGAACGCCCAACAACGACGCCAGTGAGAGCGCGGCTTTGCACCGTGTCTTTGGACAAAGTCTGCCTCTTGTCTCGTCTACCAAGTCGATGACAGGCCACACTACCAGTGCATCGGGTGGCATCGAGATGGTGATTTGCTTGCTGGCCATGCAGCATCGGCTCGTCCCCAAGAACCTCAACTGGGCGCAACCTATGCCCGATGGCGTGCAACCGGTGACGGAAACGCTCACCGACAGACCGCTGCGCCATGTCCTTTGCAACTCGTTCGGCTTCGGCGGCAATGATACTTCGCTCCTCCTTTCGGCCTATTCGGGTGCCGACAACAAGGAAATGTCGCCCGCTTTGCGTCCCGTCTATGTCAAATCGATGGTGACATACGCCGACATCGCTCCCGACGAGCAGCCCCGAATCCCGCCCATGGTGGCCCGACGGCTCAGCGGTGTGCTTAAGAGAGCACTGGCCACGTCGCTCTTCACGCTGCAAAAAATGGGTGTAGAACAGCCCGATGCCATCATCACCGGCACCGAAATGGGTTGTCTGCACGAAACGGAGAGTTTCCTAAAGGAAATGTGTCTGGAGGGCGAAACATGCCTCAAGCCCACCCATTTCATCCAGTCTACCCACAACACGATCAGCAGTCTGGTGGCCATTCGCACTCATACGCACGGCTACAACAGCACTTGGTCGCACGGTAGCGACTCGTTCTTCTCGGCATTGCTCGATGCCTGGCTGCAATTGCAGCTCGGTGACATTGAGAACGCTCTGGTGGGACTACACGACGAGCGAGGCGAATGCGCCCTTTCGCTCTTCCTCGACACGCAGTTGAAGGGTGCTCTGCTGCCTCTTCGCCGCCTGGACGACCTCGAAAAGACGGTCGCCCTCTTCACCGAAAACATCCAACGCTAAGGCAAAACCCATGCTTCGACTCCTCCTCTTAGCCCTCCTTCAGTCGGCATTGCTGGCCGCCGGGCAGGTCACTCTTAAGATTTCGCTCCAGCAGATGGGCGCGTTTGCCTGGCGAAGCGAGTTCTTCGCCCGGGCATTCGGCAATCCCTGGTTTGCGGTCTGCGGTCTTTGCTTCGGCGTTTCGTCGCTACTGTGGATGTATATCGTCAAGCATTTCCCGCTCAGCATGGCCTATCCGCTCATCAGTCTCAGTTATGTGATGGGCATGTTGGCCGCCGTTTTCGTCTTTCACGAACAGATTCCGGCGGTGCGTTGGGTGGGATTGGCCCTTATTATGATGGGTGTCATCCTGGTGGTGCAGCGATAATGCCGGCGCGAAAGCCTGAATCGGCAACCGAACAAGGCTTCGCTCCGGCGCGAAAGCCCAATAACGATCAAAACAAGGCTTCGCTCCGGCGCGACGAACTCAAAAAGAAGAAAACAACATTTCGCGCCGACGCGAAACCGAGAAAATGAGAAAAACGAGTGTTCGCTCCCGAGCGACGCTCCCTAAAGTAAGAAAAATGATGAAAAAACAAATTCTCTTCCTCAGCCTTGGCTTGCTCAGTGGTCTGCTCTGGACCGCCTCTGCCACGGCACAAACAGCCGTAGACGATGCCACGGCACGGCAAATGATGGAGCAAGTGAACGATGCTGCTCGCAAGATGAAGACCCTTCAGTGCAGCTTTGTGCAAACAAAAACGCTCAAAATGATGAAGAGCAAGCTGGTGTCCAACGGTAGGATGAGCTACTCTCAACCCGCTTTGCTGCGTTGGGAGTACACCTCGCCCTATGCCTATACCTTCATTGTGAACGGTGCAAAGGTGCTCATGAAAAGTCGACAACGAAGAGATGTGGTGAACGCCGCTCAGAATAAGGTGTTCCGAGAGATCACTAACATCATGCTCAATAGCGTTACCGGCAAGTGTCTCACCGACAAACAGAATTTCACCACTCGCATGCTGGTGAACGGAGACAAGTGGATTGCCCGCCTCACGCCGATGAAAAAGGAGATGAAACAACTCTTCAGCACCCTCGTGATCACTTTCGACAAGCGGCAGATGGTGGCCGTTTCGGTAGAGATGATTGAGAAAAGCGGCGACAACACCCTTATTCTGTTGCGCGATGTGAAGAAAAACGCCCCCGTCGATGCCGATGAATTCAAAGTGGATTAAGAACCTTTGCCTGCAGATGTGCCTGTTGCTATTGGCGACAGATCTGCAAGCGCAGAGCGTGAGCCGCATGTCGGTGGAGATTTCTTTCGAAAAAGGCGGCATCACCGGCGTTTGTCTGCTGCGCAAGGAAGAGCAGACGGTGAGTGGAACGATCATGAACGAGTTTGGCATCAAGGTGTTCGACTTCGTCTACTACCGTCAGCGGGACAAGCTCCGTTTGTTCAATGTCATCGAGATGCTCGACAAATGGTACATTCGTCGCGTCGTTCGGCGTGATCTGAAACAAGTTCTGCCCCATCTGCCGCCCGTCTCCGAGTATCGGTATGAGAACCGAAAGCGACACATCCACTATCTCTTCACCCCCTTACCCACCACAGAAGATGAAGCTACAGAATGACTTTTATCGCATCGA from Prevotella sp. oral taxon 475 encodes:
- a CDS encoding bifunctional 2-polyprenyl-6-hydroxyphenol methylase/3-demethylubiquinol 3-O-methyltransferase UbiG codes for the protein MNLFPSVADRYTRETCTAQEAQRMAEYIAWAPVVFQVSRLMVKWGILDALRDSSNGLTLEEIMRAGSLSRYAAKVLTDASLSAGIILVNTETDRFSLSKTGWFLLTDPATRVNLDFNHDVNYLGLFHLDEALREGRPAGLQTLGQWKTIYEGLSQLPEQVQKSWFGFDHFYSDGSFSTALDIVFARKPRRLIDVGGNTGRFALRCVEHSTDVRVTIVDLPGQIGMMKEQISGRAGADRIEGFATDMLAAETRLPSGEWDVIWMSQFLDCFSEDEICAILRKAAQVMTPKTRLYIMETFWDRQRFETASLCLTMTSVYFTAMANGNSKMYHSDDFIRQIKLAGLRVAQIHDGIGQGHTLLEVEKPAD
- a CDS encoding acyl carrier protein, with protein sequence MTRTEIEEKVREFLIEDLEIDEEKIVPEGKLKDDLGIDSLDFVDIVVIVEKKFGFKIKPEEMAGITTLRQFCDYIESKVG
- a CDS encoding lysophospholipid acyltransferase family protein, whose translation is MQQWQGKTDGNRWMQQQLIFWFRFLNLRIYYAGVGVVALFYMLLGKGFRPSYRFYRQRMGMSSLRAWWWSYKNHVRFGQVMIDRFARYAGKQFEMTIEDYDLFRRLAHSDGPFVMLSAHVGCYEMGGYSLVSEQKPINMLVFAEETETVMKNREQQFARTHIRMIPMKKDMSHLFAINDALCKGEILSMTADRCNSSEKTVTCRFFGSDIQLPMGPFATIVQRDVPTLVVLVMKEKVRSYRIFIRQLRLPSAQLSRRQRIEQLAGQYAEAIETVVRRYPEQWFNFFDLWQTTPSPHSTR
- a CDS encoding pseudouridylate synthase; protein product: MADNTLPAFHTIDVTELLPQQPPFVMVDALLSYDERTTSCRLLVRDDNLFCDDGLLSASGLIENVAQTCAARLGFINKYILKCGVQVGYIGAIRNFTIHRQPRVGEVLVTTIHVEENVMGMTLATARVEVGGECMAETEIKIALAQ
- a CDS encoding thioesterase family protein, whose translation is MFLQASKDIEIRFSEVDSMNVVWHGSYALYFEDAREAFGAKYGLEYLTIADNGYFAPLVELTFKYIQPIVYGMKCRVDIFYRPTEAAKIVFDYEIRNVATDELLSTGHSVQAFMNRQYQLMWYRPDFYEAWQQRWDVMNPSTAEP
- a CDS encoding beta-ketoacyl synthase N-terminal-like domain-containing protein; translated protein: MGRDEPLNRRTMIRCVADNIYSPLGTTTLHNFSAVRAGHSALRLYDDRWALPDPLMASLFPADAIETAFAALFPERADAYSRFEKLAILSIFEASQHTPLSLDSQETVFVLSSTKGNVELLDPDNQPHLSRQRVRLGQSAQVIARFFGNPNTPIVVSNACISGVHAQILAARLLHTSSYRHAVVCGCDVQSAFIVSGFQSFKALSPQPCRPFDKDRCGLNLGEAAATMILSRSDDPSTEGWTLCTGAVRNDANHISGPSRTGEGSFRALQTVCNGPTNELAFVNVHGTATPYNDEMESIALSRAGLSAVPITGLKGTFGHTMGAAGVLETLLSFRAVEAGIVLPTRGFREMGVSQPVNISAQEVPTRNKELIKLLSGFGGCNAAVRWRLIESPTKKQPTASEAQPFSSVPDARRALIPLHRVRITPTGAWVDGTSLPVSATGQGLLSALYKEKVGNYPKFHKMDGLSQLGFLAAELLFAAAEMTPPGHVSEHTAVVLVGRTGSLAADRRYQDTIQRREAYFPSPAVFVYTLPNIVTGEVAIRHRIYGETAFYLLEEKNESHILQLLSTALCDAEASGVMGGWLEYEGAEAFEADLCLYRSASPRPDYNAP
- a CDS encoding phosphopantetheine-binding protein, giving the protein MEELKETLKKQIIEALSLEEMTPADIADDGALFGEGLGLDSIDALELIVLMEKNYGIRLNNPAEGKAIFTSVNSMAEYIAKHRTK
- a CDS encoding beta-ketoacyl synthase N-terminal-like domain-containing protein translates to MMVITGAGIVSAIGHNKAQVLDALRAGRSGIRPIRYLDTVHRHLPVGEVQLSNEEMAGLLGVECTESTSRTTLLGALALREAVQEAGLQADQLPQTALVSGTTVGNMDRAERLFPSEDACQALGDCGRVTREMAAIVGAFGFTTTCSTACSSAANAFILGANLLRSGLYQRVIVGGSECLSRFHFNGFRTLMILDDRPCRPFDATRAGLNLGEGAAFMVLETAESAAQRGATPLAVLSGWGNACDAFHQTASSEDGQGAFLSMAQALKRAGVAPADIDYVNAHGTGTPNNDASESAALHRVFGQSLPLVSSTKSMTGHTTSASGGIEMVICLLAMQHRLVPKNLNWAQPMPDGVQPVTETLTDRPLRHVLCNSFGFGGNDTSLLLSAYSGADNKEMSPALRPVYVKSMVTYADIAPDEQPRIPPMVARRLSGVLKRALATSLFTLQKMGVEQPDAIITGTEMGCLHETESFLKEMCLEGETCLKPTHFIQSTHNTISSLVAIRTHTHGYNSTWSHGSDSFFSALLDAWLQLQLGDIENALVGLHDERGECALSLFLDTQLKGALLPLRRLDDLEKTVALFTENIQR
- a CDS encoding EamA family transporter; this encodes MLRLLLLALLQSALLAAGQVTLKISLQQMGAFAWRSEFFARAFGNPWFAVCGLCFGVSSLLWMYIVKHFPLSMAYPLISLSYVMGMLAAVFVFHEQIPAVRWVGLALIMMGVILVVQR
- a CDS encoding outer membrane lipoprotein carrier protein LolA encodes the protein MMKKQILFLSLGLLSGLLWTASATAQTAVDDATARQMMEQVNDAARKMKTLQCSFVQTKTLKMMKSKLVSNGRMSYSQPALLRWEYTSPYAYTFIVNGAKVLMKSRQRRDVVNAAQNKVFREITNIMLNSVTGKCLTDKQNFTTRMLVNGDKWIARLTPMKKEMKQLFSTLVITFDKRQMVAVSVEMIEKSGDNTLILLRDVKKNAPVDADEFKVD